Proteins encoded by one window of Actinomycetota bacterium:
- a CDS encoding isocitrate/isopropylmalate dehydrogenase family protein, translating into MAHRVTLISGDGVGPELSEATRRVLEATGVEFEWDVQDAGADVVDQYGTPLPEHVLESIRENGVAIKGPITTPVGKGFRSVNVALRKELDLYACLRPCKWYPGVRSRYEDVDVVIVRENTEDLYAGIEFEQGTPEVHKLIDFIADQTGKRIREDSGISIKPISVTGTRRIVGFAFDYAKRYGRRKITAVHKANIMKFSDGLFLETAREVATEHPDVEFEDRIVDNLSMQLVQRPEEYDVLVLPNLYGDIVSDLCAGLIGGLGVAPGANIGDDAAVFEATHGSAPKYKGLNRVNPMAMMFSGVLMLRHLQEDEAAERLEAALAAVIAEGKSVTYDMKPSRDDPTAVGTSDVADAVIEKLRA; encoded by the coding sequence ATGGCACACCGCGTGACGCTCATCTCCGGGGACGGGGTGGGGCCCGAGCTGTCCGAGGCCACCCGGCGAGTCCTCGAGGCCACCGGCGTGGAGTTCGAGTGGGACGTCCAGGACGCCGGCGCCGACGTCGTCGACCAGTACGGCACCCCCCTTCCCGAGCACGTCCTGGAATCGATCCGTGAGAACGGCGTGGCCATCAAGGGACCCATCACCACGCCGGTGGGGAAGGGTTTCCGCAGCGTGAACGTGGCCCTGCGCAAGGAGCTCGACCTGTATGCCTGCCTCCGCCCGTGCAAGTGGTATCCGGGGGTGCGGTCGCGCTACGAGGACGTGGATGTGGTGATCGTGCGGGAGAACACCGAGGACCTGTACGCGGGCATCGAGTTCGAGCAGGGAACGCCCGAGGTCCACAAGCTCATCGACTTCATCGCCGACCAGACCGGCAAGCGCATCCGGGAGGACTCCGGCATCTCCATCAAGCCGATCTCCGTGACCGGGACCCGTCGCATCGTCGGGTTCGCCTTCGACTACGCGAAGCGCTACGGCCGCAGGAAGATCACGGCCGTGCACAAGGCCAACATCATGAAGTTCTCCGACGGGCTGTTCCTGGAGACGGCCCGCGAGGTGGCCACAGAGCACCCGGACGTCGAGTTCGAGGACCGCATCGTGGACAACCTGTCCATGCAGCTGGTCCAGCGGCCCGAGGAGTACGACGTCCTGGTGCTACCGAACCTGTACGGCGACATCGTCTCGGACCTGTGCGCCGGGCTGATCGGCGGCCTGGGAGTGGCCCCCGGCGCCAACATCGGCGACGACGCCGCGGTGTTCGAGGCCACCCACGGCAGCGCGCCCAAGTACAAGGGCCTGAACCGGGTGAACCCGATGGCCATGATGTTCTCGGGCGTGCTGATGCTCCGGCATCTCCAGGAGGACGAGGCCGCCGAGCGGCTGGAGGCGGCGCTGGCCGCGGTCATCGCGGAGGGGAAGTCGGTCACCTACGACATGAAGCCGAGCCGCGACGACCCCACGGCGGTGGGGACGTCGGACGTGGCGGACGCGGTCATCGAGAAGCTTCGGGCATAG